Proteins from a single region of Parambassis ranga chromosome 18, fParRan2.1, whole genome shotgun sequence:
- the slc16a13 gene encoding LOW QUALITY PROTEIN: monocarboxylate transporter 13 (The sequence of the model RefSeq protein was modified relative to this genomic sequence to represent the inferred CDS: deleted 1 base in 1 codon), giving the protein MTNLKAKSESRDDDDDDDDEAEGPDGGWGWVLVVALFISTSLVFGLMRSLGIFFVEFVQYFQESAQAISWISSTGLAAQQFFSPLGAALCNAFNARVVVMMGGFLAGLGLILASQATCLVHLYLTMGVISGLGWGLVFTPMVATVMANFTRRRTLALGLGFSSIGLSSFAFNPLFQLLVEMYAWRGALLILGGLSLNIVPCGALIRPQQRVKPPAQVDSESKSSSCGDVLRRVSSYLELSLLFERPYITYTLAVTLFNVGYFVPYFHLVAHSRQAGFSEYQAAFVMSAAGAADILGRVVSGWFSGLGHFRLIHLLSLWTGLAGLFIMLLPVSSLSGSYTALMAISLLYGFCSGALTSLVFAVVPMIVGVERMMGGLGLLQLIESGAGLLGTPLSGLLKDITGSYLASFMVAGSFVILGTLTMTTLPHYFSCTDPPHPQRRSLHDKDKGLHPELEQMNHKTAE; this is encoded by the exons ATGACCAACCTTAAGGCCAAGTCAGAAAGccgggatgatgatgatgatgatgatgatgaggctgAGGGTCCAGATGGAGGCTGGGGCTGGGTCCTGGTTGTCGCCCTGTTTATCAGCACGAGCCTTGTGTTCGGCTTGATGCGCAGCCTGGGGATCTTCTTTGTGGAGTTTGTCCAGTATTTTCAGGAGAGTGCTCAGGCCATCTCATGGATCTCATCAACTGGTCTGGCAGCACAGCAGTTCTTCA gtcCACTGGGTGCTGCTTTGTGTAATGCCTTTAATGCCAGGGTTGTGGTGATGATGGGGGGCTTTCTCGCCGGACTTGGCCTCATACTTGCTTCTCAGGCCACCTGTCTTGTTCACCTCTATCTCACTATGGGTGTAATTTCAG GGTTGGGCTGGGGGCTGGTCTTCACTCCCATGGTAGCCACAGTCATGGCTAACTTTACCCGCCGGCGTACCCTGGCTTTGGGACTGGGCTTCTCCAGCATTGGTCTCTCTTCCTTTGCTTTCAACCCACTCTTTCAGTTGTTGGTGGAGATGTACGCCTGGCGGGGCGCCCTTCTGATCCTCGGGGGCCTCAGCCTTAACATTGTGCCATGCGGGGCTCTCATCCGCCCACAGCAGCGCGTCAAACCTCCAGCACAG GTGGATTCAGAGAGTAAATCGTCATCATGTGGTGATGTGCTGCGGCGAGTTTCTTCCTACCTGGAGCTGTCTCTGCTCTTTGAGAGGCCTTACATCACCTATACTCTTGCCGTCACCCTTTTTAATGTCGGCTACTTTGTGCCATACTTCCACCTGGTGGCCCACAGCCGCCAAGCTGGCTTCTCTGAGTACCAAGCTGCTTTTGTCATGTCAGCTGCCGGCGCTGCGGACATTCTGGGCCGCGTGGTCTCCGGCTGGTTCTCTGGCCTGGGCCACTTTCGTCTGATTCATTTGCTGAGCCTGTGGACAGGCCTGGCTGGGCTGTTCATCATGCTGCTGCCTGTCAGCTCCCTGTCTGGCTCCTACACCGCACTGATGGCGATCAGCCTCCTCTATGGTTTCTGCTCCGGCGCTTTGACTTCACTGGTGTTTGCAGTGGTGCCAATGATTGTGGGTGTGGAGCGCATGATGGGCGGCCTCGGGCTTCTGCAGCTTATTGAGAGCGGCGCAGGACTACTGGGGACGCCACTGTCAG GGCTGCTCAAGGATATCACAGGCAGCTACCTCGCCTCCTTCATGGTAGCGGGCTCTTTTGTCATTCTCGGCACTTTGACCATGACCACTCTGCCTCATTACTTTTCCTGCACTGATCCACCGCATCCGCAAAGACGTTCCCTCCATGACAAAGAT AAGGGTTTACATCCAGAGCTAGAGCAGATGAATCACAAAACTGCAGAATGA
- the trip6 gene encoding thyroid receptor-interacting protein 6 — protein sequence MSGPTWLPPRTLDSPERAVPQMSHSAGAAIYRAPNKKGPSDFRPKYGPYDQNGGGGMTNRYMATGPTGGPNHHLPSEHYYSPPHGPKEERTWSPHMDSYELMHRGPEKPASYHSKIDADIDSLTSMLADLDSHPQDASTQLYDNVPYNKYLSGDHYKPAHQSAAPPQGRPSMSYNPHPTSQYHPAPPYPSEHQTPQYSTSHQQDYYSTSTPKPYPQPVPASYTTASTPTGPRFSVQVKTAQPVTYSQTGRQAEQAYTPPPPRQHMSRPPPQTQTGPQGWYPPHPSSQIQEMHSDGGYKGSASGSGGRVNQLPLTKRGMENNQTGSGAQSLAYQSSKGAATTRPEEELDRLTKKLVYDMNHPPAEDYFGRCARCGDNVVGDGSGCIAMEQVFHVECFTCITCHARLRGQPFYALDKKSYCESCYISTLERCSKCSKPILDRILRAMGKAYHPRCFTCVVCNCCLDGVPFTVDATSQIHCIEDFHRKYAPRCSVCGEPIMPELGQEETVRIVALDRSFHVSCYVCEECGLLLSSEGEGRGCYPLDGHILCKSCSARRIQDLSAKISTDC from the exons ATGTCCGGTCCCACCTGGCTGCCACCAAGGACTCTGGACAGCCCAGAGCGAGCCGTTCCCCAGATGTCACACTCTGCTGGGGCAGCAATCTACCGAGCCCCGAACAAGAAGGGCCCATCTGACTTCAGGCCAAAATATGGTCCTTATGACCAGaacggaggaggagggatgaccAACAGGTACATGGCGACTGGACCCACAG GTGGACCCAACCATCACTTGCCCAGTGAGCACTATTACTCTCCCCCTCATGGTCCCAAAGAAGAGCGCACCTGGAGCCCTCACATGGACAGCTATGAGCTGATG CATCGTGGACCTGAAAAACCCGCAAGCTATCACTCCAAAATCGATGCTGACATTGACTCTCTCACAAGTATGCTCGCTGATCTGGACAGCCACCCACAGGATGCCAGCACTCAG CTGTACGACAACGTGCCTTACAACAAGTACCTCTCAGGGGATCACTACAAGCCTGCACACCAGAGTGCAGCCCCTCCTCAGGGTCGCCCCTCCATGAGTTACAACCCGCATCCCACCAGTCAGTACCACCCTGCACCCCCTTACCCCAGTGAGCACCAGACACCTCAGTACTCCACCTCCCACCAGCAGGACTACTACTCCACTTCAACTCCTAAACCCTACCCTCAGCCTGTTCCAGCCTCCTATACCACCGCCTCCACTCCCACTGGGCCCAGGTTCAGCGTCCAGGTCAAGACAGCACAGCCTGTCACCTACTCACAGACAGGGAGGCAGGCTGAACAGGCGTACACCCCGCCGCCTCCTCGCCAGCATATGTCACGACCCCCACCCCAGACTCAGACAGGTCCGCAGGGCTGGTACCCCCCACATCCCAGCTCGCAAATCCAGGAGATGCACTCCGATGGTGGGTACAAGGGAAGCGCCTCAGGGTCTGGAGGAAGAGTTAACCAGCTTCCACTGACAAAGAGGGGGATGGAAAATAATCAGACGGGGTCAGGAGCACAGAGTCTGGCTTATCAGTCAAGCAAG ggggcagcaaCAACCAGACCTGAAGAAGAGCTGGACAGACTCACGAAGAAGTTGGTGTATGATATGAACCACCCACCTGCAGAGGATTACTTCG GTCGCTGCGCCCGCTGCGGTGACAACGTGGTTGGCGATGGCAGCGGCTGTATTGCTATGGAACAGGTATTCCACGTGGAGTGTTTCACATGTATCACCTGCCATGCACGTCTCCGAGGGCAACCGTTCTACGCTCTTGACAAGAAGAGTTACTGTGAGAGCTGTTACATT AGTACACTGGAGCGCTGTTCAAAGTGCTCCAAGCCCATTCTAGACCGGATCCTGCGGGCAATGGGGAAAGCCTACCACCCTCGCTGTTTCACGTGTGTCGTCTGTAACTGCTGCTTGGACGGGGTGCCCTTTACCGTGGACGCCACCTCTCAGATACACTGCATAGAGGACTTCCACAG GAAATACGCACCTCGCTGCTCAGTATGCGGTGAGCCAATCATGCCTGAACTGGGCCAGGAAGAGACTGTCAGGATTGTAGCGCTGGATCGCAGCTTTCATGTCAGCTGTTACGTTTGTGAG
- the bcl6b gene encoding B-cell CLL/lymphoma 6 member B protein isoform X2 codes for MQRSTMEMLEGYRVDRDQAMRADGYVKEFTRHSNDVLLNLNELRHRGILTDATLVVGNVHLRAHCAVLVACSGFFYSLYSRRVLLQGRGGGSGEKPMTVSLPSTLDPSSVSLLLDFMYTSRLPLTLGSVPGVLAVAIYLQMDHVADTCRDFMQLHCAENMSARHPQLELDSRVSVASVSPKGGDLPDAGPQRCLPTARVPVGMGGSLKPGAFPTCQPGSQELKGEPESPLMGTLSPNSPARSSCQPSSPAESNTCNKNLVSDTKATPDPKACNWKKYKYIVLNPLCATTTVKVEEVEEPQSKVSPTANGMGSTPKAPTEAWSGEVPGQIDRQGQASCYEGSGRAPPLGPPPSVDHPKVSPSNEDGPVSSAQHPVKRENYYMPYCYSAGNLQGTKSVSSGDKPYRCNVCGAQFNRPANLKTHSRIHSGEKPYRCDTCGARFVQVAHLRAHVLIHTGEKPYPCHTCGTRFRHLQTLKSHLRIHTGEKPYTCEKCDLHFRHKSQLRLHLRQKHGAVTNTKIRYKVLTEPYQQILQAC; via the exons ATGCAG AGGAGCACAATGGAAATGTTGGAAGGATACAGGGTGGACAGGGACCAGGCGATGAGGGCTGATGGATATGTGAAAGAGTTCACCCGTCACTCCAACGATGTGCTGCTGAACCTGAATGAACTCCGGCACCGCGGCATCCTGACCGATGCCACCCTGGTTGTCGGCAACGTGCACCTGCGTGctcactgtgctgtgctggTGGCCTGCAG CGGGTTCTTCTATTCGCTGTACTCCCGCCGTGTGTTGCTTCAGGGACGAGGTGGCGGCAGCGGTGAGAAGCCCATGACCGTGTCTCTTCCCAGCACCTTAGATCCATCCAGTGTCTCCCTGCTGCTTGACTTCATGTACACCTCCCGCCTCCCTCTGACACTGGGCAGCGTCCCTGGAGTGCTGGCTGTTGCCATCTATCTGCAGATGGACCACGTGGCCGATACCTGCAGGGACTTCATGCAGCTACACTG CGCTGAGAACATGAGTGCTAGACACCCCCAACTGGAGCTGGACTCCAGGGTGTCTGTAGCCTCTGTATCTCCCAAGGGAGGGGACCTGCCTGATGCAGGACCCCAGCGATGTCTCCCAACAGCCAG GGTCCCTGTAGGGATGGGAGGCTCTCTCAAGCCAGGGGCTTTCCCGACCTGCCAGCCCGGGTCACAGGAGCTGAAAGGAGAGCCTGAGTCACCCCTGATGGGCACCTTGTCTCCAAACAGCCCCGCCCGCTCCAGCTGCCAGCCTAGCTCTCCTGCCGAGTCCAACACCTGCAACAAAAACCTTGTG AGTGATACCAAAGCCACGCCTGATCCAAAGGCCTGCAACTGGAAAAAGTACAAGTACATTGTCCTCAACCCTCTCTGTGCCACCACTACAGTGAAAgtagaggaggtggaggagcccCAAAGTAAAGTGTCACCCACTGCCAATGGCATGGGCTCGACCCCGAAAGCACCAACAGAGGCGTGGTCTGGAGAAGTGCCTGGTCAGATTGATAG ACAGGGGCAGGCCTCCTGCTACGAGGGTTCTGGCCGAGCCCCTCCCCTCGGGCCGCCTCCCTCTGTGGATCACCCTAAAGTGTCACCCTCCAATGAGGATGGACCAG TCTCTTCTGCACAACATCCAGTCAAACGTGAGAACTACTACATGCCTTACTGCTACTCTGCTGGCAACCTTCAAGGAACCAAGTCTGTGTCCTCAG GTGACAAACCGTACCGCTGTAACGTGTGTGGAGCTCAGTTTAACCGGCCGGCCAACCTGAAGACTCACTCCCGCATCCACTCTGGAGAAAAGCCGTACCGCTGTGACACCTGTGGGGCACGGTTTGTCCAG GTTGCCCACCTCAGAGCCCACGTCCTGATTCACACCGGAGAGAAGCCTTACCCCTGCCACACCTGTGGCACCCGCTTCCGACACCTGCAGACCCTGAAGAGCCATCTGCGCATCCACACTGGAGAGAAGCCATACACC TGTGAGAAGTGTGACCTGCACTTCCGTCACAAGAGCCAGCTGCGTCTGCACCTGCGGCAGAAACACGGAGCCGTCACCAACACAAAGATCCGCTACAAGGTGCTGACCGAGCCCTACCAGCAAATACTGCAGGCGTGCTGA
- the bcl6b gene encoding B-cell CLL/lymphoma 6 member B protein isoform X3, whose amino-acid sequence MTVSLPSTLDPSSVSLLLDFMYTSRLPLTLGSVPGVLAVAIYLQMDHVADTCRDFMQLHCAENMSARHPQLELDSRVSVASVSPKGGDLPDAGPQRCLPTARVPVGMGGSLKPGAFPTCQPGSQELKGEPESPLMGTLSPNSPARSSCQPSSPAESNTCNKNLVSDTKATPDPKACNWKKYKYIVLNPLCATTTVKVEEVEEPQSKVSPTANGMGSTPKAPTEAWSGEVPGQIDRQGQASCYEGSGRAPPLGPPPSVDHPKVSPSNEDGPVSSAQHPVKRENYYMPYCYSAGNLQGTKSVSSGDKPYRCNVCGAQFNRPANLKTHSRIHSGEKPYRCDTCGARFVQVAHLRAHVLIHTGEKPYPCHTCGTRFRHLQTLKSHLRIHTGEKPYTCEKCDLHFRHKSQLRLHLRQKHGAVTNTKIRYKVLTEPYQQILQAC is encoded by the exons ATGACCGTGTCTCTTCCCAGCACCTTAGATCCATCCAGTGTCTCCCTGCTGCTTGACTTCATGTACACCTCCCGCCTCCCTCTGACACTGGGCAGCGTCCCTGGAGTGCTGGCTGTTGCCATCTATCTGCAGATGGACCACGTGGCCGATACCTGCAGGGACTTCATGCAGCTACACTG CGCTGAGAACATGAGTGCTAGACACCCCCAACTGGAGCTGGACTCCAGGGTGTCTGTAGCCTCTGTATCTCCCAAGGGAGGGGACCTGCCTGATGCAGGACCCCAGCGATGTCTCCCAACAGCCAG GGTCCCTGTAGGGATGGGAGGCTCTCTCAAGCCAGGGGCTTTCCCGACCTGCCAGCCCGGGTCACAGGAGCTGAAAGGAGAGCCTGAGTCACCCCTGATGGGCACCTTGTCTCCAAACAGCCCCGCCCGCTCCAGCTGCCAGCCTAGCTCTCCTGCCGAGTCCAACACCTGCAACAAAAACCTTGTG AGTGATACCAAAGCCACGCCTGATCCAAAGGCCTGCAACTGGAAAAAGTACAAGTACATTGTCCTCAACCCTCTCTGTGCCACCACTACAGTGAAAgtagaggaggtggaggagcccCAAAGTAAAGTGTCACCCACTGCCAATGGCATGGGCTCGACCCCGAAAGCACCAACAGAGGCGTGGTCTGGAGAAGTGCCTGGTCAGATTGATAG ACAGGGGCAGGCCTCCTGCTACGAGGGTTCTGGCCGAGCCCCTCCCCTCGGGCCGCCTCCCTCTGTGGATCACCCTAAAGTGTCACCCTCCAATGAGGATGGACCAG TCTCTTCTGCACAACATCCAGTCAAACGTGAGAACTACTACATGCCTTACTGCTACTCTGCTGGCAACCTTCAAGGAACCAAGTCTGTGTCCTCAG GTGACAAACCGTACCGCTGTAACGTGTGTGGAGCTCAGTTTAACCGGCCGGCCAACCTGAAGACTCACTCCCGCATCCACTCTGGAGAAAAGCCGTACCGCTGTGACACCTGTGGGGCACGGTTTGTCCAG GTTGCCCACCTCAGAGCCCACGTCCTGATTCACACCGGAGAGAAGCCTTACCCCTGCCACACCTGTGGCACCCGCTTCCGACACCTGCAGACCCTGAAGAGCCATCTGCGCATCCACACTGGAGAGAAGCCATACACC TGTGAGAAGTGTGACCTGCACTTCCGTCACAAGAGCCAGCTGCGTCTGCACCTGCGGCAGAAACACGGAGCCGTCACCAACACAAAGATCCGCTACAAGGTGCTGACCGAGCCCTACCAGCAAATACTGCAGGCGTGCTGA
- the bcl6b gene encoding B-cell CLL/lymphoma 6 member B protein isoform X1, with protein sequence MQVQRSTMEMLEGYRVDRDQAMRADGYVKEFTRHSNDVLLNLNELRHRGILTDATLVVGNVHLRAHCAVLVACSGFFYSLYSRRVLLQGRGGGSGEKPMTVSLPSTLDPSSVSLLLDFMYTSRLPLTLGSVPGVLAVAIYLQMDHVADTCRDFMQLHCAENMSARHPQLELDSRVSVASVSPKGGDLPDAGPQRCLPTARVPVGMGGSLKPGAFPTCQPGSQELKGEPESPLMGTLSPNSPARSSCQPSSPAESNTCNKNLVSDTKATPDPKACNWKKYKYIVLNPLCATTTVKVEEVEEPQSKVSPTANGMGSTPKAPTEAWSGEVPGQIDRQGQASCYEGSGRAPPLGPPPSVDHPKVSPSNEDGPVSSAQHPVKRENYYMPYCYSAGNLQGTKSVSSGDKPYRCNVCGAQFNRPANLKTHSRIHSGEKPYRCDTCGARFVQVAHLRAHVLIHTGEKPYPCHTCGTRFRHLQTLKSHLRIHTGEKPYTCEKCDLHFRHKSQLRLHLRQKHGAVTNTKIRYKVLTEPYQQILQAC encoded by the exons ATGCAG GTCCAGAGGAGCACAATGGAAATGTTGGAAGGATACAGGGTGGACAGGGACCAGGCGATGAGGGCTGATGGATATGTGAAAGAGTTCACCCGTCACTCCAACGATGTGCTGCTGAACCTGAATGAACTCCGGCACCGCGGCATCCTGACCGATGCCACCCTGGTTGTCGGCAACGTGCACCTGCGTGctcactgtgctgtgctggTGGCCTGCAG CGGGTTCTTCTATTCGCTGTACTCCCGCCGTGTGTTGCTTCAGGGACGAGGTGGCGGCAGCGGTGAGAAGCCCATGACCGTGTCTCTTCCCAGCACCTTAGATCCATCCAGTGTCTCCCTGCTGCTTGACTTCATGTACACCTCCCGCCTCCCTCTGACACTGGGCAGCGTCCCTGGAGTGCTGGCTGTTGCCATCTATCTGCAGATGGACCACGTGGCCGATACCTGCAGGGACTTCATGCAGCTACACTG CGCTGAGAACATGAGTGCTAGACACCCCCAACTGGAGCTGGACTCCAGGGTGTCTGTAGCCTCTGTATCTCCCAAGGGAGGGGACCTGCCTGATGCAGGACCCCAGCGATGTCTCCCAACAGCCAG GGTCCCTGTAGGGATGGGAGGCTCTCTCAAGCCAGGGGCTTTCCCGACCTGCCAGCCCGGGTCACAGGAGCTGAAAGGAGAGCCTGAGTCACCCCTGATGGGCACCTTGTCTCCAAACAGCCCCGCCCGCTCCAGCTGCCAGCCTAGCTCTCCTGCCGAGTCCAACACCTGCAACAAAAACCTTGTG AGTGATACCAAAGCCACGCCTGATCCAAAGGCCTGCAACTGGAAAAAGTACAAGTACATTGTCCTCAACCCTCTCTGTGCCACCACTACAGTGAAAgtagaggaggtggaggagcccCAAAGTAAAGTGTCACCCACTGCCAATGGCATGGGCTCGACCCCGAAAGCACCAACAGAGGCGTGGTCTGGAGAAGTGCCTGGTCAGATTGATAG ACAGGGGCAGGCCTCCTGCTACGAGGGTTCTGGCCGAGCCCCTCCCCTCGGGCCGCCTCCCTCTGTGGATCACCCTAAAGTGTCACCCTCCAATGAGGATGGACCAG TCTCTTCTGCACAACATCCAGTCAAACGTGAGAACTACTACATGCCTTACTGCTACTCTGCTGGCAACCTTCAAGGAACCAAGTCTGTGTCCTCAG GTGACAAACCGTACCGCTGTAACGTGTGTGGAGCTCAGTTTAACCGGCCGGCCAACCTGAAGACTCACTCCCGCATCCACTCTGGAGAAAAGCCGTACCGCTGTGACACCTGTGGGGCACGGTTTGTCCAG GTTGCCCACCTCAGAGCCCACGTCCTGATTCACACCGGAGAGAAGCCTTACCCCTGCCACACCTGTGGCACCCGCTTCCGACACCTGCAGACCCTGAAGAGCCATCTGCGCATCCACACTGGAGAGAAGCCATACACC TGTGAGAAGTGTGACCTGCACTTCCGTCACAAGAGCCAGCTGCGTCTGCACCTGCGGCAGAAACACGGAGCCGTCACCAACACAAAGATCCGCTACAAGGTGCTGACCGAGCCCTACCAGCAAATACTGCAGGCGTGCTGA
- the acap1 gene encoding arf-GAP with coiled-coil, ANK repeat and PH domain-containing protein 1: MTVKLDFEECLKDSPRFRAEIEEVQSHVSELETRLDKLVKQCQAMLEAGRVYCQTSKSFVSGLRELGHHCSGDKMMEDCLDKFSKRLSIIMDAQGEVMETTQKSVKTKLQTFVKEDIRRFKDVRKEFERGSETLEGALARNAQAPRGKQHEVEEASNALLNARKAFRSEALDYVLEINVIEAKKKTDILMAMLSLMEAQAQFFQQGHQSLSELDEYRKKLNEEHTMFVLNAAREKRDMEQRHAAIKKKDVSYDDSIMDFNADAANGIAMEGYLYKRASNAFKTWSRRWFSIQKNQLVYQKKFKDQPTVVVEDLRLCTVKTSAENERRFCFEVVSPSKCCLLQADSERLQQAWIGAVQNSIASAFQERREDTHSPRQRCSSMSAGLLAGGGGGGGGGGGGADQENEGRKALEEVQAIPGNKQCCDCGEPGPDWASINLGITLCIVCSGIHRSLGVHFSKVRSLTLDSWEPELIKLMCELGNTVINRIYEARIDEITIKKPHPSSPRGDKESWIRSKYVEKKFIHKLPETGRKTPLRRSSGRRTRATIQDRTIQRPALLPKPNRATLPRSTGLSPSDLVQKNNSGFHRDLEEEEEDLSGLHPGALLYRSAALQNFPVMADALAHGADVNWVNTSEESSTPLIQAVSVNALAACEFLLQNGASVNQVDSNGRGPLHHATILGHTGLVCLFLKRGADYNARDKNQKDPITIAVDNANADIVTLLRIAKMNKEMREMDGAFGQSGDETYQDIFRDFSQMASNNPEKLKRRSADPKT; the protein is encoded by the exons ATGACCGTGAAGCTGGACTTCGAGGAGTGTTTGAAGGACTCTCCGCGCTTCAG agcTGAGATTGAAGAAGTCCAAAGCCATGTGAGTGAGCTAGAGACACGACTAGACAAG CTTGTGAAACAATGCCAGGCCATGCTGGAGGCAGGCAGAGTCTACTGCCAGACCAGCAAGAGCTTCGTCAGCGGCCTGCGGGAGCTGGGACACCACTGCTCCGGGGACAAGATGATGGAG GACTGCCTGGATAAATTTTCCAAAAGACTATCGATCATCATGGATGCACAGGGG GAAGTGATGGAGACCACACAGAAGTCAGTCAAGACTAAGCTGCAGACCTTTGTGAAAGA AGATATTCGTCGGTTTAAGGATGTGCGGAAAGAGTTTGAACGTGGCAGTGAAACCTTGGAGGGGGCGCTGGCCAGGAACGCTCAGGCGCCACGGGGGAAGCAGCACGAGGTGGAGGAGGCGAGTAACGCTCTGCTCAATGCACGCAAAGCCTTTCGGTCTGAGGCCTTGGACTACGTTCTGGAG ATTAATGTCATCGAGGCCAAGAAGAAGACCGACATTCTGATGGCA ATGTTATCCCTAATGGAGGCCCAAGCCCAGTTCTTCCAACAAGGCCACCAGTCTCTGTCAGAACTGGACGAATATCGAAAAAAATTGAATGAAGAG CACACAATGTTTGTCCTCAACGCTGCCAGGGAGAAGAGGGACATGGAGCAAAGACACGCGGCAATCAAGAAAAAG GACGTGTCCTATGATGACTCCATCATGGATTTTAATGCTGACGCAGCTAATGGGATCGCCATGGAGGGCTACCTCTATAAGAGAGCCAGCAATGCCTTCAAGACCTGGAGCAG GCGCTGGTTTTCAATTCAGAAGAATCAGCTGGTGTATCAGAAGAAATtcaag GACCAGCCCACAGTTGTGGTGGAGGACTTGCGTCTTTGTACAGTCAAGACCAGCGCTGAAAACGAGAGACGGTTCTGCTTTGAAGTGGTTTCCCCATCAAA gtgctgTTTGTTGCAGGCAGACTCAGAGAGACTGCAGCAAGCGTGGATCGGCGCCGTTCAAAACAGCATCGCCTCGGCCTTTCAGGAGCggagagaagacacacacagccca AGACAGCGCTGCAGCTCCATGTCAGCAGGCCTTTTggccggaggaggaggaggtggaggaggaggaggaggaggcgcgGATCAGGAGAATGAGGGACGCAAGGCGCTGGAAGAGGTTCAGGCAATCCCAGGAAACAAACAATGCTGCGACTGCGGGGAGCCCGGTCCTGACTGGGCCTCCATTAACCTGGGCATCACTCTTTGTATCGTCTGCTCAGGAATAcacag GAGCCTGGGGGTCCATTTCTCCAAAGTGCGCTCCCTCACCCTGGACTCCTGGGAGCCTGAGCTCATTAAG CTCATGTGTGAGTTAGGAAACACAGTAATCAACAGGATCTACGAGGCTCGGATCGATGAGATCACCATCAAGAAGCCCCACCCCTCCAGTCCCAG GGGAGACAAGGAGTCGTGGATTCGTTCAAAATATGTCGAAAAGAAGTTCATCCACAAGCTGCCCGAGACCGGCAGAAAAACCCCACTGAGGCGGTCCAGCGGCAGGAGAACCAGAGCGACCATACAGGATCGGACCATACAGCGCCCAGCTCTATTACCCAAACCCAACAGAGCCACTTTGCCTCGTTCCACAG GGCTGAGCCCCAGTGACCTCGTCCAGAAGAACAACTCAGGTTTCCACAGAg ActtggaagaggaagaggaggatctTAGCGGTCTCCACCCGGGGGCGCTGCTGTACCGCTCGGCAGCCCTGCAGAACTTCCCTGTCATGGCCGACGCTTTGGCTCACGGAGCAGACGTCAACTGGGTCAACACGTCCGAGGAATCGAGCACGCCGCTGATACAAGCCGTCTCAGTG AATGCCCTGGCAGCCTGCGAGTTCCTGCTGCAGAATGGCGCCAGCGTCAACCAGGTGGATAGCAACGGCAGAGGACCGCTGCACCACGCCACCATCCTGGGTCACACAGG GTTGGTGTGTCTCTTCTTGAAGCGAGGAGCTGACTACAACGCCAGAGACAAGAACCAGAAGGACCCCATAACCATTGCTGTGGACAACGCAAACGCCGACATTGTCACTTT gtTGCGGATTGCCAAAATGAACAAAGAGATGCGGGAGATGGACGGAGCGTTTGGCCAATCAG GTGATGAAACCTACCAGGACATTTTCAGAGACTTTTCACAAATGGCCTCAAACAACCCAGAGAAGCTCAAACGCCGCAGTGCAGACCCTAAAACTTAA